The following proteins are encoded in a genomic region of Populus nigra chromosome 16, ddPopNigr1.1, whole genome shotgun sequence:
- the LOC133675986 gene encoding F-box/kelch-repeat protein At3g23880-like, whose protein sequence is MDKKTTLPQETLTDILSRLPIKSLTRFESVSKPFSALINSPDFISAHLRRSSRHFTFFIRHFHNPSGSNFSFSLTNNQPFDVEIPLLGSLIRFPKIVGSSNGLVCLDISSCYARGFVLWNIARKQYSCLPSPIISDSRGPFWMVSTGFGFDREKSDYKVVRIVGFACEKGESPVVMVEVFSWRTGCWKVIDGRAIGACVIHEGQNGVVINGGLHWLGNSAGKSGGIQKFILSFDLNTEEFRKIPTPEFSAGVCVKIMGFKGLLALAYYPSKGLVGRPAATDRVEICVWDDYGGADGKYWTKLNSLQLNALGYPVGVTNETGLIMRKLDGQFTQFFLCDPSNQNYRRLHICEATYSCDIHSYVESLVPVSAGHDHRVIEEEVLSEV, encoded by the coding sequence ATGGATAAAAAAACCACTTTACCCCAGGAAACCCTAACTGATATCCTATCGAGGCTCCCCATCAAATCTTTAACCCGTTTCGAATCCGTTTCTAAACCCTTTTCTGCTCTGATCAACTCCCCTGATTTCATCTCCGCCCATCTCCGCCGTTCTTCTCGACATTTCACCTTTTTTATTCGCCACTTTCATAACCCATCCGGGTCTAACTTCTCTTTTTCACTGACCAATAACCAACCCTTTGATGTTGAGATTCCTCTTTTGGGCTCCTTAATTAGGTTCCCAAAAATTGTTGGTTCTAGCAATGGTCTTGTTTGTCTTGATATCTCTTCTTGTTATGCGAGGGGGTTTGTTTTGTGGAATATTGCTAGGAAGCAGTATTCGTGTCTTCCTAGCCCAATAATCAGTGATTCTCGTGGGCCCTTTTGGATGGTCTCAACTGGGTTTGGATTTGATCGGGAAAAGAGTGATTACAAAGTTGTGAGGATTGTGGGTTTCGCCTGCGAAAAGGGTGAATCACCTGTTGTAATGGTTGAGGTTTTTTCGTGGCGGACTGGTTGCTGGAAAGTGATTGATGGGAGAGCGATTGGGGCTTGTGTTATTCATGAAGGACAAAACGGCGTGGTTATTAATGGAGGATTGCATTGGTTGGGTAACAGTGCTGGAAAATCAGGTGGTATTCAGAAGTTTATACTGTCATTCGATTTGAATACTGAAGAGTTTAGGAAGATACCAACACCTGAGTTTTCCGCCGGAGTTTGTGTTAAAATTATGGGGTTTAAAGGGTTACTTGCACTGGCATATTATCCTTCAAAGGGTCTGGTTGGAAGACCTGCTGCGACCGATCGAGTTGAGATATGTGTATGGGATGATTATGGTGGTGCTGATGGTAAGTATTGGACTAAACTgaattctcttcaattaaatgcTCTTGGATACCCTGTTGGTGTTACAAATGAGACTGGATTGATAATGAGGAAATTGGATGGACAGTTTACTCAATTTTTCTTGTGTGATCCAAGTAATCAAAATTACAGAAGGCTGCATATTTGTGAAGCTACCTACTCATGTGACATTCACAGTTATGTGGAAAGTTTAGTTCCAGTGAGTGCAGGACATGATCATCGGGTTATAGAAGAGGAGGTGCTTAGTGAGGTCTAA
- the LOC133675185 gene encoding protein BOBBER 1-like — protein sequence MAIISDYEEDQTDTKPSSSSRTPPKTSTFTATFDPQNPMRIVEGVLDFLGKESDFLEKETAEKEIFAVVKKAVEEAKRKKAEEEAKVKAAEEAKVKAQSKRLKVEKEKEKKEKMDENENKEESAKVPNNGNGLDLEKYSWTQTLQEVNVQIPVPSGTKSRFVICDIKKNHLKVGLKGQPPIVEGELYKPIKVDDCYWSIEDQNTISILLTKHDQMDWWKSLVKGDPEIDTQKVEPENSKLSDLDSETRQTVEKMMFDQRQKSMGLPTSDEMQKQEILKKFMSEHPEMDFSRAKIA from the exons ATGGCGATAATCTCTGATTACGAAGAAGACCAAACAGACACaaaaccatcatcatcatcccgtACCCCTCCCAAAACGTCGACGTTTACTGCAACATTTGATCCACAAAACCCCATGAGGATTGTGGAGGGAGTTCTTGATTTCCTGGGGAAAGAGAGTGATTTTCTCGAGAAGGAGACGGCGGAGAAGGAGATCTTTGCGGTGGTGAAGAAGGCAGTGGAGGAGGCGAAGAGGAAGAAGGCGGAGGAGGAGGCGAAGGTGAAGGCGGCGGAGGAGGCGAAGGTGAAGGCGCAGAGTAAGAGGTTGAAggtggagaaggagaaggagaagaaggagaaaatgGACGAAAACGAGAACAAAGAGGAGAGTGCAAAGG TTCCAAATAATGGCAACGGGCTTGATCTGGAGAAATATTCCTGGACACAGACCTTGCAAGAGGTTAATGTACAAATTCCAGTTCCTTCTGGAACTAAATCAAGATTTGTCATATGTGACATCAAGAAAAACCATCTAAAAGTTGGACTCAAGGGCCAGCCTCCAATAGTTGAG GGAGAGCTCTATAAGCCCATCAAGGTTGATGATTGCTATTGGAGCATAG AGGACCAGAATACCATCTCAATCCTTTTGACAAAGCATGACCAAATGGATTGGTGGAAGTCTTTGGTGAAAGGAGATCCTGAAATTGATACTCAGAAAGTGGAGCCTGAAAACAGCAAACTATCTGACCTTGATTCTGAAACACGGCAGACTGTTGAAAAGATGATG TTTGATCAGAGACAGAAGTCTATGGGGCTTCCAACCAGTGATGAGATGCAGAAACAGGAGATTCTGAAGAAGTTCATGTCTGAG CATCCCGAGATGGATTTCTCAAGGGCAAAGatagcataa